In Curtobacterium sp. TC1, the following proteins share a genomic window:
- a CDS encoding DUF2142 domain-containing protein: protein MTAHETTTSTTAPPRTARWERVAIAVVTATFGLWLVAWALIVPVFEAPDETAHVDAAVHVALGDAWAAPGELFVTNAVQAAKVEQATKPSSEWSTVSELLQDAPGVSSTVNQMTQHPPTAYLAGAAVLRAVDFGDLRWDRAFTALRLADVLAVTALPLLAWASVRRVTRSPRAALVGGLAVFATPELASIGSSFSNDAPVLLVAGIVVWLASRLLTGDTRWRTTIALAVVLGALVWIKGTGLPAVPFVAVVVLFAGAGVLSLRQRVVRTVVTMAVSGGIGAWWWIHNWFAYGRIQPNGYTAMRPPKDFPPGEHPTLGHFLDVSWGTLARTFWGSFGGRAQVSMGDLLTAVLTVIALVVLVGWAFRRGPDLRVALCLAVFPALLIGIQNRTSAHSYLTTTEVAATQGRYYFPAIVCLIVLSAIAWRRLVPAGRARSRVAVSLAVLLPAVGVYGFAVASAWFWNAALFPVTGRGLLRYSEIGPVPPAVLVVVVALVAVGLVASVVQVARADRRVVAPAS, encoded by the coding sequence GTGACGGCCCACGAGACCACCACCAGCACCACCGCACCACCCCGCACCGCCCGCTGGGAGCGTGTGGCGATCGCCGTCGTCACGGCGACCTTCGGCCTGTGGCTCGTCGCCTGGGCGCTGATCGTCCCGGTCTTCGAGGCCCCGGACGAGACGGCGCACGTCGACGCCGCCGTGCACGTCGCGCTCGGTGACGCGTGGGCCGCTCCCGGCGAGCTGTTCGTCACCAACGCCGTGCAGGCCGCGAAGGTCGAGCAGGCGACGAAGCCGTCGAGCGAGTGGTCGACCGTCAGCGAGCTGCTGCAGGACGCCCCCGGGGTGTCCTCGACCGTCAACCAGATGACGCAGCACCCGCCGACCGCCTACCTCGCCGGTGCTGCCGTGCTCCGTGCCGTCGACTTCGGCGACCTGCGGTGGGACCGGGCGTTCACCGCGCTGCGGCTCGCCGACGTCCTCGCCGTCACCGCCCTGCCGCTGCTGGCGTGGGCGTCCGTCCGCCGGGTGACCCGGTCGCCGCGGGCCGCGCTCGTCGGTGGACTCGCGGTGTTCGCGACGCCCGAGCTCGCGTCCATCGGCTCCTCGTTCTCGAACGACGCCCCCGTGCTGCTCGTCGCCGGGATCGTCGTGTGGCTCGCCTCCCGGCTGCTCACCGGGGACACCCGGTGGCGCACCACCATCGCGCTCGCGGTGGTGCTCGGTGCCCTGGTCTGGATCAAGGGCACCGGACTGCCCGCGGTGCCGTTCGTGGCGGTCGTCGTGCTCTTCGCCGGCGCCGGGGTGCTGTCGCTGCGGCAACGGGTGGTCCGCACCGTGGTGACGATGGCGGTGTCCGGTGGCATCGGCGCGTGGTGGTGGATCCACAACTGGTTCGCCTACGGCCGGATCCAGCCGAACGGGTACACGGCGATGCGCCCACCGAAGGACTTCCCACCCGGCGAGCACCCGACGCTCGGGCACTTCCTCGACGTCAGCTGGGGAACGCTCGCCCGCACGTTCTGGGGCAGCTTCGGCGGTCGGGCACAGGTCAGCATGGGCGACCTGCTCACCGCCGTCCTGACGGTCATCGCGCTCGTCGTGCTCGTCGGCTGGGCGTTCCGGCGCGGCCCCGACCTGCGGGTGGCGCTGTGCCTGGCGGTGTTCCCGGCGCTGCTCATCGGCATCCAGAACCGGACGAGCGCGCACTCGTACCTGACCACCACCGAGGTCGCCGCGACCCAGGGTCGCTACTACTTCCCCGCCATCGTCTGCCTGATCGTGCTGAGCGCCATCGCATGGCGTCGCCTGGTGCCCGCCGGGCGCGCACGTTCCCGGGTCGCCGTGTCGCTGGCCGTGCTGCTGCCCGCGGTGGGCGTGTACGGGTTCGCGGTGGCGTCGGCGTGGTTCTGGAACGCGGCGCTGTTCCCGGTGACGGGCCGCGGGCTGCTGCGCTACTCCGAGATCGGGCCCGTGCCGCCCGCGGTGCTCGTGGTCGTCGTGGCGTTGGTCGCGGTGGGACTCGTCGCGTCCGTCGTGCAGGTCGCCCGAGCCGACCGTCGGGTGGTCGCCCCCGCGTCGTGA
- a CDS encoding lysylphosphatidylglycerol synthase domain-containing protein, whose product MSGTTSDTPAPEGKRPPKWRRFLGKAIPIVFYVLLAVFLVLYLRGVDWGQLAEADWQWGWVVVATLISLGFRYWGVGIWFYLLRRLGATGLKGSGVTLTYVYAKSWMGRYIPGAATWIIGKVYFASKHGVSKARLGVSGLLEGALQIAATLALALVLLLIDPRTHDLDPWLIALMIAAFVGCVVCLIPRVFVFLIGIALKILRRKPLEADVRPNLGTVLGGAGLYIAGAVLSGTAYYFITLAVYPSLKLSDAAFVIGAASMASAISMLAVFAPGGLGVREGVQALLLALVMPVPVALVVVVVTRIWSLAVDGLFLLCAAAPTWFRRGRPTDDPSAVEGSAPAA is encoded by the coding sequence TTGTCAGGAACCACCAGCGACACCCCCGCACCCGAGGGGAAGCGTCCGCCGAAGTGGCGGCGGTTCCTCGGCAAGGCGATCCCGATCGTCTTCTACGTCCTGCTCGCGGTGTTCCTCGTGCTGTACCTGCGCGGCGTCGACTGGGGACAGCTCGCCGAGGCCGACTGGCAGTGGGGGTGGGTGGTCGTCGCGACGCTGATCAGCCTCGGGTTCCGCTACTGGGGTGTCGGCATCTGGTTCTACCTGCTGCGGCGGCTCGGTGCGACCGGCCTCAAGGGCAGCGGTGTCACCCTGACCTACGTGTACGCGAAGTCCTGGATGGGTCGCTACATCCCCGGGGCGGCCACCTGGATCATCGGCAAGGTCTACTTCGCCTCGAAGCACGGCGTCTCGAAGGCCCGACTCGGCGTGAGCGGCCTGCTCGAGGGCGCCCTGCAGATCGCCGCCACGCTGGCCCTGGCGCTCGTGCTGCTGCTCATCGACCCGCGCACGCACGACCTCGACCCGTGGCTCATCGCCCTGATGATCGCGGCGTTCGTCGGCTGCGTCGTCTGCCTGATCCCGCGGGTGTTCGTGTTCCTGATCGGCATCGCGCTGAAGATCCTGCGCCGCAAGCCGCTCGAGGCGGACGTGCGCCCGAACCTCGGCACGGTGCTCGGCGGGGCCGGACTGTACATCGCCGGCGCAGTGCTGTCGGGTACCGCGTACTACTTCATCACGCTGGCGGTGTACCCCTCGCTGAAGCTCTCCGACGCGGCGTTCGTCATCGGTGCCGCGAGCATGGCCTCGGCGATCAGCATGTTGGCGGTCTTCGCCCCCGGCGGGCTCGGTGTCCGAGAGGGCGTCCAGGCCCTCCTGCTCGCGCTGGTGATGCCGGTGCCGGTCGCCCTCGTGGTGGTCGTCGTCACCCGCATCTGGAGCCTCGCGGTCGACGGACTCTTCCTGCTCTGCGCCGCAGCCCCGACGTGGTTCCGTCGTGGTCGCCCGACCGACGACCCCTCCGCTGTCGAGGGCAGCGCACCCGCCGCCTGA
- a CDS encoding acyltransferase family protein, with protein sequence MATETRAAESAADPVAAAPRAGGRLEFPYLDGLRGLAALAVVFYHAYLFTGTTGTGPTELPWLRPIIGWGYLGVPLFIVLSGYVLMLPVLTRFDRYRLPGGFWKFVWRRARRIIPPYWASLVLFALLILFVPVLGQPGGTQWDTKLPMGWGTFLTHFFLVHDFFPQYIGKINGPMWTVAVEWQIYFLMPLLILPLWRVFGGWATASSLVLIGMWMGAESRYSFMHPWFVGLFAVGMLAAELTVKARDEHLSGVVREHSKLGGPRWASGAFVGAMVLGTLLVFFRNRDYWQHQTWPSEVVTGILAGILLTWMGRQAVTGNHTWLARFFAWKPFVLAGLVSYSIYLFHSPLLGLGNLLLLPLGLYPKYQFLMMVFVVIPVVIGICIGFWWLVERNFMNRRQKHATAEVSHRGRLPEVETDSASPDAGSRSER encoded by the coding sequence TTGGCCACCGAGACCCGCGCAGCAGAATCCGCAGCCGATCCCGTTGCCGCCGCGCCCCGCGCCGGCGGCCGGCTCGAGTTCCCCTACCTGGACGGGCTCCGCGGCCTCGCCGCACTCGCGGTGGTCTTCTACCACGCGTACCTCTTCACCGGGACGACCGGGACCGGCCCGACCGAGCTGCCCTGGCTGCGCCCGATCATCGGCTGGGGCTACCTCGGCGTCCCGCTCTTCATCGTGCTCTCCGGCTACGTGCTCATGCTGCCGGTGCTGACCCGGTTCGACCGGTACCGCCTGCCCGGCGGCTTCTGGAAGTTCGTCTGGCGACGCGCCCGACGGATCATCCCGCCGTACTGGGCGTCGCTCGTGCTGTTCGCGCTCCTCATCCTGTTCGTCCCCGTGCTCGGTCAGCCCGGTGGCACGCAGTGGGACACGAAGCTGCCGATGGGCTGGGGCACGTTCCTGACGCACTTCTTCCTGGTGCACGACTTCTTCCCGCAGTACATCGGCAAGATCAACGGCCCGATGTGGACGGTCGCGGTCGAGTGGCAGATCTACTTCCTGATGCCGCTCCTGATCCTGCCGCTGTGGCGGGTGTTCGGCGGCTGGGCGACGGCCTCGAGCCTGGTGCTGATCGGCATGTGGATGGGCGCCGAGAGCCGCTACTCGTTCATGCACCCGTGGTTCGTCGGCCTGTTCGCGGTGGGGATGCTCGCCGCCGAGCTGACCGTGAAGGCCCGCGACGAGCACCTGTCCGGCGTGGTCCGCGAACACTCGAAGCTCGGCGGGCCGCGGTGGGCGAGCGGCGCCTTCGTCGGCGCGATGGTGCTCGGGACGCTGCTGGTGTTCTTCCGCAACCGCGACTACTGGCAGCACCAGACCTGGCCGTCCGAGGTCGTCACCGGCATCCTGGCCGGCATCCTGCTCACCTGGATGGGCCGCCAGGCGGTTACCGGCAACCACACGTGGCTCGCCCGCTTCTTCGCCTGGAAGCCCTTCGTGCTCGCTGGTCTGGTGTCGTACTCGATCTACCTGTTCCACAGCCCGCTGCTGGGCCTCGGCAACCTGCTCCTGCTGCCCCTCGGCCTGTACCCGAAGTACCAGTTCCTGATGATGGTCTTCGTCGTGATCCCGGTCGTGATCGGCATCTGCATCGGCTTCTGGTGGCTCGTCGAGCGCAACTTCATGAACCGCCGACAGAAGCACGCGACGGCCGAGGTGTCGCACCGCGGACGCCTGCCCGAGGTCGAGACCGACAGCGCCTCCCCCGACGCGGGCAGCCGCAGCGAGCGCTGA
- a CDS encoding GH25 family lysozyme, which translates to MRAPITRILGLGTAAAVAGAITFGSGTAVAETAATTPAPTATASAAPAPAAEQLSIAEMDRTGNHTMGAGIAAHAGESHVTVTAPDSAAGGVSAQSLSTSAAATASGPPPGRIQGFDISAWQPSVNFLQAYRNGARFAYVKATEGTSYVSSTYKQQYATAKQRNLYRGGYVYAQPSQASGAATANYFFAHGGQWSKDGKTLPPLLDIEYGSAAQGTCYGKTWGQMRSWIKDFSNTVYKKIHRYPAIYTTTDWWKRCTNNSNQFSKNPLFVAIYPVKNFTTPGTLGRSWSKWTFWQWASSGVLPGDQDVYRNNITYLKRFAAKTE; encoded by the coding sequence ATGCGCGCACCGATCACCAGGATCCTCGGACTCGGCACCGCTGCCGCCGTCGCCGGGGCCATCACCTTCGGCAGCGGGACGGCGGTCGCCGAGACCGCCGCGACCACGCCGGCTCCGACGGCCACCGCGTCGGCGGCCCCCGCCCCCGCGGCCGAGCAGCTCTCCATCGCCGAGATGGACCGCACCGGGAACCACACCATGGGCGCCGGCATCGCCGCCCACGCCGGCGAGTCGCACGTCACGGTCACCGCGCCGGACAGCGCCGCCGGCGGCGTGAGCGCCCAGTCGCTGAGCACCTCCGCCGCCGCCACCGCGTCCGGCCCGCCCCCGGGACGCATCCAGGGCTTCGACATCAGCGCCTGGCAGCCGAGCGTCAACTTCCTGCAGGCGTACCGCAACGGCGCCCGCTTCGCCTACGTCAAGGCGACCGAGGGTACCTCCTACGTCAGCTCGACCTACAAGCAGCAGTACGCCACCGCCAAGCAGCGGAACCTGTACCGCGGTGGCTACGTGTACGCGCAGCCGAGCCAGGCGAGCGGCGCCGCGACGGCGAACTACTTCTTCGCGCACGGCGGGCAGTGGAGCAAGGACGGCAAGACGCTGCCGCCCCTGCTCGACATCGAGTACGGCAGTGCGGCACAGGGCACCTGCTACGGCAAGACCTGGGGCCAGATGCGCAGCTGGATCAAGGACTTCTCGAACACCGTCTACAAGAAGATCCACCGCTACCCGGCGATCTACACGACGACGGACTGGTGGAAGCGCTGCACGAACAACAGCAACCAGTTCTCGAAGAACCCGCTGTTCGTCGCGATCTACCCCGTGAAGAACTTCACCACGCCGGGCACCCTCGGACGCAGCTGGTCGAAGTGGACCTTCTGGCAGTGGGCGTCCAGCGGGGTGCTCCCCGGCGACCAGGACGTCTACCGCAACAACATCACGTACCTGAAGCGCTTCGCGGCCAAGACGGAGTGA
- a CDS encoding polysaccharide pyruvyl transferase family protein gives MRVLIHNSDSPHNRGDRAILAGNVELVRRRWPDAEIVSLSQYPERDAAWFGIRFLPVSPYSTGIGDLFALLRAARSADVVLWGGGEILKDYTNKLGLVYWFGKMLLVRAVNKNLVGAFQGIGPTTAGVSKRLIRATVDLCRSFAVRDDESREKLLSWGVRTPIVSSFDPAVVGTVTTPDADVLERLERTTGLTAERLEGSIGFGVRRWFHYKRSGWIPFRFLPKRFRQTGVDSDKLVTYRQAVADLADRVIDRWDADVVFYPMHMEASEGDAAFAREVIALMRHADRTHVVEADEFSPSEYAGLMSRSRLFLASRLHSAIVATIAGVPAAVLYYVDKGRLFFEQMGQQEFSKPIEAALEPSFVDDVTAQLERLDADRDAVRAQLAEGVARMATALDADFAEATRDVR, from the coding sequence GTGCGCGTTCTGATCCACAATAGCGATTCGCCCCACAACCGCGGGGACCGGGCGATCCTCGCCGGCAACGTCGAGCTGGTCCGCCGGCGGTGGCCCGACGCCGAGATCGTCTCCCTGTCGCAGTACCCCGAGCGGGACGCCGCGTGGTTCGGGATCCGGTTCCTGCCGGTCTCGCCGTACAGCACCGGCATCGGCGACCTGTTCGCCCTCCTGCGTGCCGCACGCAGTGCCGACGTCGTCCTGTGGGGTGGCGGGGAGATCCTCAAGGACTACACGAACAAGCTCGGCCTCGTGTACTGGTTCGGCAAGATGCTGCTGGTCCGTGCGGTCAACAAGAACCTGGTCGGGGCCTTCCAGGGCATCGGCCCGACGACCGCCGGCGTGAGCAAGCGCCTGATCCGCGCCACCGTCGACCTGTGCCGCTCGTTCGCCGTGCGCGACGACGAGTCCCGCGAGAAGCTCCTGTCGTGGGGCGTCCGCACACCGATCGTGTCGTCGTTCGACCCTGCCGTCGTCGGGACCGTCACCACGCCCGACGCCGACGTCCTCGAGCGCCTCGAACGCACCACCGGCCTGACCGCCGAGCGCCTCGAGGGCTCGATCGGCTTCGGGGTCCGCCGCTGGTTCCACTACAAGCGCAGCGGCTGGATCCCGTTCCGCTTCCTGCCGAAGCGCTTCCGGCAGACCGGCGTCGACAGCGACAAGCTCGTCACGTACCGCCAGGCCGTCGCGGACCTGGCCGACCGCGTCATCGACCGCTGGGACGCCGACGTCGTGTTCTACCCGATGCACATGGAGGCCTCCGAGGGCGACGCCGCCTTCGCCCGCGAGGTCATCGCCCTCATGCGGCACGCCGACCGCACCCACGTCGTCGAGGCCGACGAGTTCTCGCCGTCCGAGTACGCGGGGCTGATGTCGCGCAGCCGGCTGTTCCTGGCGAGCCGCCTGCACTCCGCGATCGTCGCGACCATCGCCGGCGTCCCCGCCGCGGTGCTCTACTACGTCGACAAGGGCCGGCTGTTCTTCGAGCAGATGGGTCAGCAGGAGTTCTCGAAGCCGATCGAGGCGGCGCTCGAGCCGAGCTTCGTCGACGACGTGACGGCGCAGCTCGAGCGGCTCGACGCGGACCGCGACGCGGTCCGCGCGCAGCTCGCCGAGGGCGTGGCCCGGATGGCGACCGCGCTCGACGCCGACTTCGCCGAAGCGACCCGCGACGTCCGCTGA
- a CDS encoding glycosyltransferase, whose amino-acid sequence MSRPTSSARPRLLVLGSTFPARPDDGVPAFVLDLAHQEALEFDTMVLTPRVPGGATTERIGDVGVRRFPYFPKAFEDLADGAILDNLKERRSRIVQVPALVLAQWFAIRRVVRSAKPDVIHAHWAIPQALVATLAAPGVPVVVTTHGGDIYALRAAPLVRLKRWVFGRSAHVTTVNSEMRERLTEWGVPEARSTVIPMGVDLGPARDTRARVPAQEHHVVAVGRLVEKKGFGNLIEALRGLGYDVPWRLTVVGDGPYRAQLEQQAAGLPVTFLGQRGRTEVLETLASATVVAVPSIPAANGDQEGLPVTLLEAAAVGAAIVASDLPGIRDVVRDDVSGVLVPPGDVPALRAALQRVLTDDAARARYQEQAVVSAAEFSTERIGERYRAVLRAAIA is encoded by the coding sequence ATGTCCCGCCCCACCTCCTCCGCCCGTCCCCGCCTGCTCGTCCTCGGCTCGACGTTCCCGGCCCGTCCGGACGACGGCGTGCCGGCGTTCGTGCTCGACCTCGCCCACCAGGAGGCCCTCGAGTTCGACACGATGGTGCTCACCCCGCGCGTGCCCGGCGGTGCCACCACCGAACGCATCGGCGACGTCGGCGTCCGGCGCTTCCCGTACTTCCCGAAGGCGTTCGAGGACCTGGCCGACGGCGCGATCCTCGACAACCTCAAGGAGCGCCGGTCACGCATCGTGCAGGTGCCGGCCCTGGTGCTCGCGCAGTGGTTCGCGATCCGCCGCGTGGTCCGCTCCGCGAAGCCCGACGTCATCCACGCGCACTGGGCCATCCCGCAGGCCCTGGTCGCGACGCTGGCAGCCCCGGGCGTGCCCGTCGTCGTGACGACCCACGGCGGCGACATCTACGCGCTCCGTGCCGCTCCCCTGGTCCGCCTCAAGCGCTGGGTGTTCGGCCGTTCGGCGCACGTCACGACCGTGAACTCCGAGATGCGGGAACGGTTGACCGAGTGGGGCGTACCCGAGGCCCGGTCCACCGTGATCCCGATGGGCGTCGACCTCGGCCCGGCCCGCGACACCCGCGCCCGCGTCCCCGCCCAGGAGCACCACGTCGTGGCGGTCGGCCGGCTGGTCGAGAAGAAGGGCTTCGGCAACCTGATCGAGGCCCTCCGCGGGCTCGGCTACGACGTGCCGTGGCGGCTCACCGTGGTCGGTGACGGTCCCTACCGGGCCCAGCTCGAGCAGCAGGCCGCCGGACTGCCCGTGACGTTCCTCGGTCAGCGCGGACGCACCGAGGTGCTCGAGACCCTCGCATCGGCCACCGTCGTGGCGGTGCCGTCGATCCCGGCGGCGAACGGCGATCAAGAGGGACTGCCGGTCACCCTGCTCGAGGCTGCTGCCGTCGGTGCAGCGATCGTCGCGAGTGACCTGCCCGGCATCCGCGACGTCGTGCGGGACGACGTGTCCGGCGTCCTCGTGCCCCCTGGCGACGTCCCTGCGCTCCGGGCAGCCCTGCAGCGCGTCCTCACCGACGATGCCGCACGGGCGCGCTACCAGGAGCAGGCCGTCGTCTCGGCGGCGGAGTTCTCCACCGAGCGGATCGGCGAGCGCTACCGGGCGGTGCTGCGCGCGGCCATCGCGTAG
- a CDS encoding UDP-glucose dehydrogenase family protein encodes MRISVIGCGYLGAVHAASMAKLGHEVVAVDVDPTKIERLAAGEAPFFEPGLPEILTEALASGRIRFTTDMAEVAGARVHFLAVGTPQSPTGAADLTYVNAAVAALTPYLSAGEFVVGKSTVPVGTAARLADEVSEAVPGATLVWNPEFLREGFAVQDTISPDRFVYGVPDGDAGQAAVDALDEVYAEALSTGTPRLVVNLPTAELVKISANAFLATKISFINSMAEIAEVAGADVTALADAIGHDARIGRKFLNAGLGFGGGCLPKDIRAFQARANELGVGESLAFLADVDATNLRRRAHVVELAQELLGGVVTGKRVAVLGLAFKPNSDDVRDSPALDIAARLHELGATVSAYDPEAVVTARRVHPELDFVETAADALSGADLVLVLTEWTEFRELDATTAASLVSSPVVIDGRNCLDRDAWTAAGFTYRGMGR; translated from the coding sequence GTGCGTATCTCTGTCATCGGCTGCGGGTACCTCGGTGCCGTGCACGCCGCCTCCATGGCCAAGCTCGGACACGAGGTCGTCGCGGTCGACGTCGACCCGACGAAGATCGAGCGGCTCGCCGCCGGCGAGGCCCCCTTCTTCGAGCCCGGACTCCCGGAGATCCTGACCGAGGCGCTCGCCTCCGGCCGGATCCGCTTCACCACCGACATGGCCGAGGTCGCCGGTGCCCGCGTGCACTTCCTCGCCGTCGGGACGCCGCAGAGCCCGACGGGAGCCGCGGACCTGACGTACGTGAACGCCGCTGTCGCCGCGCTCACCCCGTACCTGTCCGCCGGCGAGTTCGTCGTCGGCAAGTCGACCGTCCCGGTCGGCACCGCTGCGCGCCTCGCCGACGAGGTGTCCGAGGCCGTGCCCGGGGCGACGCTCGTCTGGAACCCCGAGTTCCTCCGCGAGGGCTTCGCCGTGCAGGACACCATCAGCCCGGACCGCTTCGTCTACGGCGTCCCGGACGGTGACGCCGGACAGGCCGCCGTCGACGCCCTCGACGAGGTCTACGCCGAGGCGCTCTCCACCGGCACGCCCCGACTCGTCGTCAACCTGCCCACCGCCGAGCTCGTCAAGATCAGCGCGAACGCGTTCCTCGCCACGAAGATCTCCTTCATCAACTCGATGGCCGAGATCGCCGAGGTCGCCGGTGCCGACGTCACCGCGCTCGCCGACGCCATCGGCCACGACGCCCGCATCGGCCGCAAGTTCCTGAACGCCGGCCTCGGCTTCGGTGGCGGCTGCCTGCCGAAGGACATCCGCGCGTTCCAGGCCCGGGCGAACGAGCTCGGCGTCGGGGAGTCCCTCGCGTTCCTGGCCGACGTCGACGCCACGAACCTGCGTCGTCGTGCGCACGTCGTCGAGCTCGCGCAGGAGCTGCTCGGCGGGGTCGTCACCGGCAAGCGCGTCGCGGTGCTCGGTCTGGCCTTCAAGCCGAACTCGGACGACGTCCGTGACTCGCCGGCCCTCGACATCGCCGCACGCCTGCACGAGCTCGGCGCCACGGTGTCCGCCTACGACCCCGAGGCCGTCGTCACCGCCCGTCGCGTGCACCCGGAGCTCGACTTCGTCGAGACCGCGGCGGACGCGCTGTCCGGCGCCGACCTGGTCCTCGTGCTGACCGAGTGGACGGAGTTCCGCGAGCTCGACGCGACCACGGCGGCGTCCCTGGTGTCGAGCCCGGTCGTCATCGACGGCCGCAACTGCCTCGACCGCGACGCCTGGACCGCAGCGGGCTTCACGTACCGCGGCATGGGGCGCTGA
- a CDS encoding PH domain-containing protein, with product MTAEPPPERVVARLRPHARRLVRPAVFVVLVMVAGGFGFGVFQAQLAWLNVVVAALVVVLVVFGGAVPLFRWMSERYVVTTRRLVVVHGLGTRTRRELLHSRGYDVTVRRRGLQGVFRSGDVLVFPGDDPAVVLADVPHADLVVAVLHDLVEAHEARRRHREPDWDEIVGGPDRPPWGDVRA from the coding sequence ATGACCGCCGAGCCGCCGCCCGAACGCGTCGTCGCTCGCCTGCGACCACACGCTCGTCGACTGGTGCGCCCAGCGGTGTTCGTCGTGCTGGTCATGGTCGCCGGCGGGTTCGGGTTCGGCGTGTTCCAGGCGCAGCTGGCGTGGCTGAACGTCGTCGTCGCCGCACTCGTCGTGGTGCTCGTGGTGTTCGGTGGTGCCGTACCGCTGTTCCGGTGGATGTCCGAGCGGTACGTCGTCACCACCCGTCGGCTCGTGGTCGTGCACGGGCTCGGTACACGGACCCGGCGCGAGCTCCTGCACTCCCGCGGGTACGACGTGACGGTGCGCCGGCGCGGGCTCCAGGGGGTGTTCCGCTCCGGTGACGTCCTGGTGTTCCCGGGCGACGACCCCGCGGTGGTGCTCGCCGACGTGCCGCACGCCGACCTGGTGGTGGCCGTCCTGCACGACCTGGTCGAGGCCCACGAGGCCCGGCGGCGCCACCGCGAGCCGGACTGGGACGAGATCGTCGGCGGCCCGGACCGACCGCCGTGGGGCGACGTCCGAGCCTGA